In methanogenic archaeon ISO4-H5, the following are encoded in one genomic region:
- a CDS encoding SMC domain-containing protein, translating to MPALVYGGLKTTNYIEMEFFFNYNSYGFKLVPNDAGNLVFKHEFYGWSGGHWNVPRTPFGYESEFENGVPNNIEPYVKPVLAAKKWRVYHFHDTTPTAGMKQVGMLSDTVSLHHDASNLAPFLYMLKQSYPESYKDIVDVVKMVAPYFDDFILEPNAENAEIVRLRWKQVGQDEVFGVNLLSDGTLRFICLATLLLQPSTLQPTTIILDEPELGLHPHAIAVFAELVHMVSSEKQLIISTQSTELLDNFDADDVIVTELTSDGSVYSRLSSERLKEWLREYELSTVWKMNVFGGQP from the coding sequence TTGCCCGCTCTTGTATATGGCGGGCTGAAAACCACTAATTATATAGAAATGGAGTTTTTCTTCAATTATAATTCCTACGGTTTCAAACTAGTCCCCAACGATGCAGGCAATCTAGTTTTCAAACACGAATTTTATGGGTGGAGTGGGGGACATTGGAATGTTCCGAGAACCCCGTTCGGATATGAGTCCGAGTTCGAAAATGGTGTCCCCAATAACATCGAACCTTATGTTAAACCCGTACTGGCTGCCAAAAAGTGGAGGGTATACCATTTTCATGATACCACTCCTACCGCAGGGATGAAACAAGTCGGGATGCTATCCGACACAGTATCCTTACACCACGATGCATCTAATCTAGCACCTTTTCTTTATATGCTAAAGCAATCCTACCCAGAATCTTACAAGGACATTGTTGACGTAGTGAAAATGGTGGCGCCGTATTTTGACGATTTCATATTGGAACCCAATGCAGAAAATGCGGAGATTGTCCGTCTCAGGTGGAAGCAGGTCGGACAGGACGAGGTTTTCGGCGTCAATCTGCTATCTGACGGTACACTCAGATTCATATGCCTGGCGACGTTACTCCTGCAACCTTCCACACTACAGCCTACCACGATCATCCTTGACGAACCGGAATTGGGTCTACACCCCCACGCAATCGCCGTCTTTGCGGAACTTGTGCACATGGTGTCTTCCGAAAAACAGCTCATAATATCTACTCAGTCCACTGAACTTCTCGACAATTTCGACGCGGACGATGTAATCGTTACCGAATTGACTTCCGACGGTTCCGTCTATTCTCGTCTTTCTTCCGAAAGGCTGAAAGAATGGCTCAGAGAATATGAATTGAGTACTGTATGGAAAATGAATGTCTTCGGGGGTCAACCGTGA
- a CDS encoding DNA sulfur modification protein DndD encodes MIVNGLTICNIRNYVGPVEIDLSVSPDKNILLMGGLNGAGKTTFADSIRLCLYGHSIYGKVMSESKYQEFLNDFCTNTIDISEAYISMNITVDEENPPMEIDIKRSFKKTKNGFKESLSLKKGGSSVELIDENYWSYYIEKLIPPNVSRYFFFDGERVKDTIASEESTEYLQNAIKDLSGVSELENLKKDLLEVHKNILSKTKKKSDLAVIESIQGRIDYHISQIEIIDAKITAEQKILDELRTKKVDINSDLSRISGANESKKNALVDSLKELNEKYSEADESIVDFCYNRMIYAVALSSLERTLTQAKNENKHQISRYSIEVLESILKSGSADTILKLGKKESEKAIKSLIDNIGRSTEKTQDPVLDISLSRISQMESLFVSKDELEEFLNNFETRENLAHEIKNTSKKIEKIEDDSLAEYADELESINEEMTNHEIAISALSSEKESNEQKVQQLIKEKTLAERSVVLEDVDRAAITTIESVRESLTTRIDTVISRARVSLVKAINSMYSVLKNNEDMVKEIKLSENYELEVYNFDDKLLKINGLSEGEKSILMYSVVYGLHSLSQLQFPLIIDSPIGRMDSIHSFNLANRLYPSVSNQLILLSHNREIVGSIHDKLRPVIAREYMITKYGSPKITPGYFD; translated from the coding sequence ATGATTGTTAACGGACTGACGATTTGTAACATTAGAAACTACGTTGGACCTGTTGAGATTGATCTGAGTGTTTCGCCGGACAAAAACATACTTCTCATGGGTGGTTTAAATGGGGCAGGAAAAACAACATTCGCAGACTCCATTCGTCTTTGTCTATATGGACATTCAATTTACGGAAAAGTTATGTCTGAATCGAAATATCAGGAGTTTTTGAATGATTTTTGTACGAATACAATTGATATTTCAGAAGCGTATATTTCGATGAATATAACCGTCGATGAAGAAAACCCCCCTATGGAAATTGATATAAAACGTTCTTTCAAGAAAACAAAGAATGGATTCAAAGAGTCATTATCCCTTAAAAAGGGAGGCTCCTCAGTTGAATTGATTGATGAGAATTATTGGTCATACTACATTGAAAAACTCATCCCGCCCAATGTTTCAAGGTATTTCTTTTTTGACGGAGAAAGAGTAAAGGATACGATCGCTTCCGAAGAATCGACAGAATATCTTCAGAATGCAATTAAGGATTTGTCCGGAGTATCCGAGCTAGAGAATCTCAAAAAAGATTTATTGGAAGTTCATAAAAATATACTTTCAAAAACAAAAAAGAAATCCGACCTTGCCGTGATAGAATCTATACAAGGCCGGATAGATTATCATATTTCACAAATCGAGATCATCGATGCAAAAATAACCGCAGAGCAAAAAATACTTGATGAATTGAGAACAAAGAAAGTAGACATCAACAGCGATCTTTCAAGAATCTCTGGTGCCAACGAATCGAAAAAGAATGCACTTGTTGATTCTCTGAAGGAACTCAATGAAAAGTATTCTGAGGCAGATGAATCTATTGTTGATTTCTGTTATAACCGTATGATATATGCTGTAGCATTATCATCACTTGAGCGCACCTTAACTCAGGCGAAAAATGAGAATAAGCATCAGATAAGCAGATATTCGATCGAAGTCTTGGAATCGATTTTAAAATCTGGTTCTGCAGATACGATACTGAAACTTGGAAAAAAAGAGTCCGAGAAAGCGATAAAGAGTTTAATTGATAATATTGGTAGAAGCACGGAAAAAACGCAAGATCCTGTGCTAGATATTTCATTGTCTCGTATTTCTCAGATGGAATCTTTGTTTGTTTCTAAGGATGAGCTAGAAGAATTTTTGAATAATTTCGAAACACGTGAGAACCTCGCTCACGAAATAAAGAATACTTCTAAAAAGATTGAGAAAATAGAAGACGACTCTCTTGCAGAATATGCGGATGAATTAGAGTCTATTAATGAAGAGATGACCAATCATGAGATCGCCATATCTGCATTATCTTCGGAAAAGGAATCAAATGAGCAAAAAGTACAACAATTGATTAAAGAAAAGACACTTGCTGAACGCTCAGTCGTGCTTGAAGACGTCGATCGTGCGGCTATTACCACTATTGAGAGTGTCCGTGAATCTTTAACGACTCGTATAGACACAGTTATTTCAAGAGCCCGGGTTTCTCTTGTTAAAGCTATTAATTCAATGTACTCAGTCCTCAAAAACAACGAGGACATGGTGAAAGAGATCAAACTATCTGAAAATTATGAATTAGAGGTATACAACTTCGATGACAAATTGCTAAAAATTAATGGGCTATCGGAGGGGGAAAAAAGCATTCTGATGTATTCTGTAGTTTATGGGTTACATAGTCTATCCCAGCTCCAATTCCCGTTAATAATAGATTCGCCTATTGGTCGCATGGACTCGATACATTCTTTCAACCTAGCCAATAGGTTATACCCTTCCGTTTCCAATCAACTTATATTACTGTCACATAACAGGGAAATCGTAGGTTCGATTCACGACAAACTACGTCCAGTAATAGCTCGCGAATACATGATTACCAAATACGGCTCACCAAAGATTACTCCAGGATATTTCGACTGA
- a CDS encoding type III restriction endonuclease — MEKGSQVEKASSNNRRISTVLSRCTGDWSNFISLTCWNVIRYRKEYYSNVDRIVEYVLMVTHDGQDIILNKESRRRLIQLLNNEEILDLADRVGIKKTEYPYKAVIYKKMDSSVRDVMLDYFDVPPIPDNDADDLPNKEDIEASYPLHDYQKDVLLRGLALYDNPANNNFMIHMPTGSGKTRVAMSLISRILIKSENTVVLWLAYSEELCEQAVSEFKKAWAHIGDRSISVYRFYGDKEFIAPKDGLFVAGLSKLWNKAKDPTFISHFSTNISAVIFDEAHQSLAPTYYEMLQALKLFNHKIRFIGLSATPGRTDELEYSQLSEFFGHNKVTLRIKGYDSPIRYLYDAGYLAKPVFHQVEYESGESVIDNTDELDYGKQVLNKLGNDTKRNFVIIDEVIKYVKVYSHKRIVVFAASVASAEMISAMINLNGIKSLVLTSNTDKSLRTNIIDEFKSDVDYPIILCNYGILTTGFDVPKITAAFIGRPTKSLILYSQMVGRALRGTRMGGTDTADLVIVVDLDLPGSTSVIKAFEEWNNDEWTEQ, encoded by the coding sequence ATGGAGAAGGGCTCACAAGTGGAAAAAGCGTCCTCCAATAATAGACGGATTAGTACGGTCTTAAGCAGATGTACTGGTGACTGGTCAAATTTCATCAGTTTAACCTGCTGGAACGTTATTAGGTATCGCAAAGAGTATTATTCAAACGTAGATCGCATCGTCGAGTATGTTCTCATGGTAACTCATGATGGGCAAGACATAATTCTTAACAAAGAATCTCGCAGACGCCTAATTCAATTGCTGAATAACGAAGAGATTTTGGATTTAGCCGATCGTGTTGGCATTAAAAAGACTGAATATCCTTACAAAGCAGTTATCTACAAAAAAATGGATTCTTCAGTTCGGGATGTAATGCTGGATTATTTTGATGTTCCCCCCATCCCAGATAATGATGCAGATGATTTACCCAATAAAGAGGATATAGAGGCATCCTATCCACTACATGATTATCAGAAAGATGTACTTCTCCGTGGGCTTGCTCTGTATGATAATCCGGCAAATAATAATTTTATGATTCACATGCCCACAGGATCGGGAAAAACTAGAGTTGCTATGAGTTTGATCTCCAGAATACTAATAAAATCGGAAAATACTGTCGTTTTATGGTTGGCATATAGTGAAGAATTGTGCGAGCAGGCAGTTTCCGAATTCAAAAAAGCTTGGGCCCACATTGGAGATCGTTCAATATCCGTTTATCGCTTTTATGGCGATAAGGAGTTCATTGCTCCGAAAGATGGCTTATTCGTGGCTGGACTATCTAAATTGTGGAATAAGGCCAAAGATCCAACTTTTATCTCCCATTTTTCTACTAATATCTCTGCAGTTATTTTTGATGAAGCTCATCAATCGTTAGCTCCGACATATTACGAAATGTTACAAGCTTTAAAACTGTTCAATCACAAAATACGCTTTATCGGGTTATCTGCCACGCCAGGTAGAACAGATGAACTCGAATATTCACAATTATCCGAATTTTTCGGCCATAATAAAGTCACCCTAAGAATCAAAGGCTATGATTCGCCCATAAGATATCTCTACGATGCAGGATATTTAGCAAAACCTGTTTTTCATCAGGTAGAATATGAATCTGGCGAAAGTGTTATAGATAATACAGACGAACTTGATTACGGAAAGCAAGTACTGAACAAATTGGGAAATGATACTAAACGTAATTTTGTCATTATTGATGAAGTTATCAAGTACGTTAAGGTGTATTCCCATAAGCGTATAGTTGTATTTGCTGCGTCCGTCGCTAGTGCAGAAATGATATCCGCAATGATTAATCTTAATGGTATTAAGTCACTCGTTTTGACTTCCAATACAGATAAATCTCTGAGAACAAACATTATTGACGAATTCAAATCTGACGTAGATTACCCAATTATTTTGTGTAACTACGGTATTTTAACAACGGGTTTTGACGTCCCAAAGATAACTGCCGCTTTCATTGGACGCCCGACAAAATCATTAATTCTCTATTCCCAAATGGTGGGTCGTGCATTAAGGGGCACTAGAATGGGCGGTACTGATACAGCGGATTTAGTAATTGTAGTTGATTTAGATCTTCCAGGGTCTACAAGCGTAATTAAAGCTTTCGAGGAGTGGAATAATGATGAATGGACTGAACAATGA
- a CDS encoding ATPase, with product MSKHVLCYVMIELKRTKYLAVIDPFIHDGGIIKVLSGIRRCGKSTIMKQIADDARNSGDVSIVYLDLDEDIYENVTTPELLRSVIEESFSGSEKKKYLFIDEVQNVEGFETVVESYRKKDVSVFITGSNSYLLSSELTTKLTGRYIEFRILPFSFSEVEEYRRQNNIPINVQSDFTDYLIYGGMPKRFDYPAVSAQERYVFAILEEIIKKDILKRGNVRNRELLERLIAFISSIPSQEISIDSITDFVSKQDSPTKKDTVRKYLNEIFSSNIASKCMMYDVMGKKVLKIHYKSYLADLALHTFVSGKKDKLDYGMLIENVVYNELISRGYSVLVGRKGKAEIDFVVSDGMRKAYVQVAYLMPDSEVVKREEEPLLAMRDGFPKYIISMDPLTLSNNGIKRLNLVNDFLLGDGFVL from the coding sequence ATGAGTAAACACGTTCTATGTTATGTCATGATAGAATTGAAGCGTACCAAATACCTTGCAGTAATCGATCCGTTCATACACGACGGGGGCATTATAAAGGTCCTTTCAGGAATAAGGAGATGCGGGAAATCCACGATTATGAAACAGATTGCTGATGATGCTCGCAATTCAGGAGATGTTTCGATAGTCTATTTGGATCTGGATGAGGACATCTACGAAAATGTAACGACACCCGAACTGCTTCGCAGCGTTATCGAAGAGTCTTTCTCCGGCAGTGAAAAGAAAAAGTACCTTTTCATTGACGAGGTCCAGAATGTAGAGGGATTCGAAACTGTTGTGGAGTCCTATCGCAAAAAAGACGTTTCGGTATTCATTACCGGAAGTAACTCATATCTGCTGTCCAGCGAACTCACAACCAAATTGACCGGTAGGTACATCGAGTTCAGAATCCTGCCGTTCTCATTCTCGGAGGTCGAAGAGTACCGCAGACAAAACAATATCCCAATTAATGTCCAATCTGATTTCACCGATTACCTCATTTACGGAGGGATGCCTAAAAGATTTGATTATCCCGCCGTATCTGCACAGGAGAGATACGTTTTTGCCATTCTAGAGGAGATCATCAAGAAAGACATCCTTAAAAGGGGAAATGTAAGAAACAGGGAACTTCTCGAAAGATTGATAGCTTTCATTTCATCGATACCTAGTCAGGAGATCAGTATAGACTCAATAACCGACTTTGTTTCGAAACAGGATTCCCCCACCAAGAAGGATACAGTCAGAAAATATCTTAATGAGATATTCTCCAGCAACATCGCCTCGAAATGTATGATGTATGATGTCATGGGAAAGAAGGTCCTGAAGATCCATTACAAGAGCTATCTTGCTGATTTGGCTCTTCATACTTTTGTTTCGGGCAAAAAGGACAAGTTGGACTATGGCATGCTGATAGAGAACGTCGTCTACAACGAACTCATATCGAGGGGATATTCTGTACTGGTCGGAAGGAAAGGTAAAGCGGAGATCGATTTTGTCGTTTCTGACGGAATGAGGAAGGCGTATGTTCAGGTAGCATATCTGATGCCGGACTCCGAAGTCGTCAAACGGGAAGAGGAACCATTGCTAGCTATGAGGGATGGTTTTCCCAAGTACATCATTTCCATGGATCCACTTACCCTCAGCAACAATGGAATCAAGAGATTAAACCTGGTCAATGATTTCCTCTTGGGAGATGGTTTTGTTCTATGA
- a CDS encoding SMC domain-containing protein, which yields MEDVKLRSVKIHGFKSIKDSTIELHDINILIGPNGSGKSNFISAL from the coding sequence ATGGAAGATGTCAAACTTAGGAGTGTGAAGATTCATGGTTTCAAATCCATCAAGGACTCCACAATTGAATTGCACGACATCAATATCCTGATCGGTCCCAACGGGTCCGGCAAATCCAACTTTATCTCTGCATTATAA
- a CDS encoding sulfurtransferase DndC, with protein MVNSKGIIAELREEYLNSTRPWIIGFSGGKDSSCLIQLVYEMLKSLSPTQRTHIVHVLSTNTMVETPHVAIRLKDMCERIQKGAERDGLPLDVKLLRPKITDTFWVNLIGRGYPSPNKWFRWCTSRLKIEPMDNYVYENVKQNGEVLILLGTRKAESSNRKRSLEKHEIEGTKLRKHGSIKGAFVYAPLENLSTEEVWEYLKTENPGWGGTNEELIRLYAGESSDISFIMNSAAPPSGTSRFGCWTCTVVDKDHAIQALIDEGHTEYIPMQKFRDKLRRIRDDPEYREQYRKNQRLDKLYDEFYAVKTLGGERTGKEALGPFKMSVRHELLSELLQIQTDLRQYEPRAELITPEEINAIKLAWIYDGDSTDTLEEIVHDHSGKTDLDNLIDRLLAVEHDMSDISRKIGIYGKLEKAIREYTITTFSNEEVKK; from the coding sequence ATGGTAAATTCGAAAGGCATCATTGCTGAATTACGGGAGGAGTACCTGAATAGTACTCGTCCATGGATTATTGGATTTAGCGGTGGAAAAGATTCCAGCTGTTTAATTCAGTTAGTTTATGAAATGCTTAAGAGTTTAAGTCCTACTCAACGTACCCATATTGTTCACGTTCTTTCCACAAATACGATGGTTGAAACACCACATGTTGCAATTCGCCTCAAGGACATGTGTGAAAGAATCCAAAAAGGTGCTGAAAGGGATGGATTGCCCCTTGATGTGAAGCTTTTAAGACCGAAAATCACAGATACATTTTGGGTAAATTTGATTGGTAGAGGTTATCCTTCACCCAACAAATGGTTCAGATGGTGTACGAGTCGTTTGAAAATAGAGCCCATGGATAACTATGTTTATGAAAACGTCAAACAAAATGGCGAAGTATTGATACTTCTGGGTACCAGGAAGGCTGAAAGTTCTAACCGTAAAAGAAGTCTCGAAAAACATGAGATTGAAGGCACAAAACTTAGAAAACACGGCTCGATTAAAGGTGCATTTGTATATGCGCCCCTGGAAAACTTATCTACCGAAGAAGTATGGGAGTACCTCAAGACTGAAAATCCGGGTTGGGGTGGAACAAACGAAGAATTGATTCGTCTTTATGCCGGCGAATCCTCAGATATTTCATTTATAATGAATTCAGCAGCTCCGCCCTCGGGAACCAGTAGGTTTGGGTGCTGGACATGCACGGTAGTAGATAAAGATCATGCAATACAGGCACTCATCGATGAAGGTCATACAGAATACATTCCCATGCAAAAATTCAGGGATAAATTGAGGCGCATTCGCGATGATCCTGAATACCGTGAACAGTATCGTAAGAATCAGCGTTTGGACAAGTTGTATGACGAATTCTATGCTGTAAAGACTCTTGGCGGAGAGCGTACAGGGAAAGAAGCATTGGGTCCTTTCAAAATGAGTGTTCGTCACGAATTGTTATCAGAATTATTGCAGATACAGACGGATCTGAGGCAATATGAACCACGTGCTGAATTGATCACTCCAGAAGAAATCAATGCAATCAAACTTGCTTGGATTTATGACGGTGACAGTACGGATACTCTAGAAGAGATTGTTCATGATCACTCTGGAAAAACCGATTTAGATAATCTGATTGATCGTCTTCTTGCAGTTGAACATGATATGTCAGATATTTCAAGAAAAATAGGTATTTATGGAAAATTAGAGAAGGCCATCCGCGAATACACAATAACTACTTTCTCCAACGAGGAGGTTAAAAAATGA
- a CDS encoding geranylgeranyl reductase family protein: METDVVIIGSGPAGSSAAYHLRNTGLRVILIERLSDNQFQRYHRICGAGVSSHSLKGLDIQKEEILNDVHALRVRFPGDHSVNIKIKGHTIDRPALLLRLRREALEKGVQFIRDSVISIEEDQGYLLKLNNSEDVLTKYLIGADGAYSIVRKQLFKTTPQIMMKVEEYHSDNKTEEGILDFVMSERYAHFYQWYFPYRDGRCTGAINGYAEKEENSVRGARTIPLGWVPEIVKGNAFLIGDAAGMPNPMTAGGLRTAFLSAEAAVRAIIKDNPQSYQKWWEHSKMSDRRFSKAQKAFEEMSDEDLAEFARYFTMKGIWRNGFISFLHHPKQLWLYLGCLMSYRHGW, encoded by the coding sequence ATGGAGACCGATGTCGTCATAATCGGAAGCGGACCCGCAGGTTCTTCCGCCGCTTATCATCTGCGTAATACCGGCCTCAGAGTAATCCTCATCGAACGTCTCTCAGACAATCAATTCCAAAGATACCACCGTATCTGCGGAGCCGGAGTATCCTCCCATTCCCTCAAAGGCCTCGATATCCAGAAAGAAGAGATCCTTAACGATGTCCACGCCCTCCGCGTAAGATTCCCCGGAGACCATTCCGTCAATATCAAGATTAAAGGACACACCATCGACCGTCCCGCCCTTCTCTTACGTTTAAGACGCGAAGCATTGGAAAAAGGAGTCCAATTCATAAGAGATTCCGTTATATCCATCGAGGAAGACCAAGGATATCTCCTGAAACTGAATAATTCCGAGGATGTCCTTACCAAATACCTCATCGGCGCCGACGGAGCTTACTCCATTGTAAGGAAGCAGCTCTTCAAAACCACCCCGCAGATCATGATGAAGGTCGAAGAATATCATTCCGATAACAAAACTGAGGAAGGAATCCTCGATTTCGTCATGTCAGAGAGATACGCACACTTCTACCAATGGTATTTCCCTTACAGGGACGGAAGATGTACCGGAGCCATCAACGGATACGCAGAGAAAGAAGAGAACTCCGTACGCGGTGCAAGGACCATTCCTCTCGGTTGGGTCCCCGAGATCGTCAAAGGAAACGCCTTCCTGATCGGGGATGCCGCAGGCATGCCCAATCCCATGACTGCCGGAGGACTCCGTACCGCTTTCCTTTCCGCAGAAGCAGCTGTCAGAGCGATTATTAAAGATAACCCTCAATCTTATCAAAAGTGGTGGGAGCATTCGAAGATGTCCGATCGCAGATTCTCCAAGGCGCAGAAGGCCTTCGAGGAAATGTCCGACGAGGATCTCGCTGAGTTCGCGAGGTACTTCACCATGAAAGGGATCTGGAGGAACGGTTTCATCTCCTTCCTTCATCACCCGAAGCAATTGTGGCTCTACCTCGGATGCCTCATGAGTTACCGTCACGGATGGTAA